The window AAAAAATAGTACCAATGTCGTTTCAATGAGTTAACAATGAGTTGACGTCCTACAAAATGATGTCGTATTTGTATTGTCAACAACATACTCACACACCATATGAAGCTGAAAAGGCAAACCTAAGAGTTATTGATGTCGTTAGTGCACATACAatgatacttatatttatttataaaaaaaaaagtcaGTGATAACCTATAAATTTTAGAGAAAGTATAACATGCCCAAACGACAATGATACCTTCAACAGACCCATCCTTATATGACCCATCAAACGCCAACCATCCCATCTTGCCACCTCTAAAACATGGTTGAAGAAAATATATCTTTTTACCGTAATTTCCTCAAATTTCTGAGTAACTGGTTTGAAACAAATGGACCCATCTTTAGAAGCGTATGCACAACCAAAGTCTGCAAAAAGGAATGAAATGAAACTTGAACATCAAACTAAAATCACATATCTTCGAAAGGTTATAGTTTTGGTTATAATCAAGCACCACAGAGTGGCGTTCAAAAAATATAACTGAagaacataagacataataagacatAAGACATAAGACAATCACTACCCTAAAAGAAACTCTTAATTGAAACTCTTAATTGAGATATTATTTTTAATAACTCTTAATCTACACAATTAGATCACACTAATGACAATCACTACCCTTACATCTAAACTATTGATTTAATTATAACTCAATAAGTCAATCTTATGCAAGTTTTTATCCTTAATTACccccggaaaaaaaaaaaaaaaacgcacggACCTAAAAATATTAAATCGGATCCTCACATCCAAAAAGTGCTGCAAACAGATCTAATAAGGATCGACACTTCAAACAGACGCATTAGTGCTGCAACTCAAATTACGCCTCCTCGAAATTGATCATCTTCAAAAATCGAAGCCAATCATCACTATCGAACAAGGTTAGCGGGTTGATTTCCATCATATCAATCGTTGTTGTACCATAATCAGTATCGAACAAGGTTAAGGTTTCTATaaaatatttaaaccctaattttgttTCTTTAAAAACTGTTCATTTTCTAAGGTTGATTCATAGTTGGTTCATCGAACTGAATTCGGATTCTAAAAACGGCATCAGGTATGCTTTATCGATTTCATTTTGATTTATGTTTAACGAACATATTTTTAATATGTGTTTCTTATTTTCCGTTTGAATCAACATAACAAAGGTTAACAAACGGAATCACTTTTGAAGTTAAACGATTTCCTTATAGATTTGCTGTTAACGCCTGCCGCAAACGATGTTAACTCTAGGTTTGTTAATGTTTAAGAGCATTGTAAAACGATTAAACTGTTAGATTTTTATTAACTACGATGATTTTTTAGGTAAATGTATGTTCAAGATAGTATAATCACATTACTCATCTTGATATACATAAAGGATCGATGAAACATAttttttcatcatcatcaaaaacTCAGGTTATTTGTTCTATTTTTAAAGAAAAAATTTAAATTTTCAATCTTCATATGTTTATTCCGGTTtgaattaaaatatttttaattcatATTGAATTCGAGTAATAAAATGTTTTTAATTCATATTGAATTCGAGTGATAAAATGATATACAACCGGTTTGAAAACTGAATTCGTTTTAGTTTGACAGTTTCTTCCTTAAGAAGAGCAAGAATTACGGCCAATTAACATATTGTGATTATTTACAGTAAATATGGGATAGAATCATGTATTAATtattatgaattgaataaggtacaTGGCGGCAGAGTTTGATCTTCCAGAAGCAATGAAGGAAAAGAAAGCAATGATAGGCAATCCATTTACTAGGCTAGCACTAAGACTTGAAGCAAGAGAAAGGATAGGGGACACTGGGCTCTTAGACACTTGCTAAAGCATGTGTCAAACAAGGTGGCACCTGGTGGAAATATGCGGTTCAGGCGGTCACACAATGCCGATGGTGCGATGTTATATTGGCTAGAGGATGCAGACCTTCTTAACATCAAAAAAGAAGCTGTGGTGACTGACCCATTATGGAATCCACCACCTGGTTGGAAGCCAGGCGATTTGCCTGCCCAAGATTCAATCATGGATAAAAAACTTAATTATCTGAACGAAGAGATATCGTGTATTAAAAGGTATATAACTTGTAGTAATTAAAAAGGGTGTATTGTAACTTTATTTTGTATCTAAAAAGTTTGAGAATTTAATTGACAGTTTAACATATTTGTGGTTCAAATATCACAGGGAGCGTTTACCAAAAAAGCAAGTTGAGGAGACTAGGAGAGGAAATGGTTGCTGAGAGAAGGTAATAAAAAACTTTTAAAATAATTAACTAGTGGCATTTTTTTATTCAATTAGACTATTATGTTTATGAACAGGGAGATTCAAGAGTTCACTTTGAAAAATAAGCAACAGAAAAGTCAAAGAATTGAGGTCAAATTATTGGTAGTAGCAACAATCGACTTAAGCGGTTAGTATTTATAAATCTGCTTTTTGATTTACTCTTTGTTAATCGGCGTTTTGAGTTGACCTACAATTATGATTGTAGTACTTTAATTCAACAATTGTATTTCATCGATTTAGTCATATTATATTTGCCATTATCACTGTCATCGTTTATATTgtgtaaaattagggttttaagatTAGGCATTCTGCTGCAAAAAACCCTGTTTCATGAATTTGTTTTCTAGAGTTGTTTAGTTGTCTGAAATCGTAAAATGAGTTTTTGATTTATAAGGGAGTTGACACTACAATCAAGCTTACGAGTTACGAAAACAGATTGGGCTGTTTGAaacatctatatctttttttttttttttttttttgaaattattCAAGTGTTTTGCAGAtatatcatcatcttcaatcaagcTTACGAGTTACGAAATTTGTATGATTTTCATTAATATTGAGGAATAATCTTTGTTCTTCTATTTTACTTCATATATCGTTGTctctgtatttattattttacaactCTAACTTGGTGTTTTATACAAGTGATTTGGTCAGAGTATAACTTAAAATTCCATTTCATGAAGTTGAAGATGCTCAAAAGATTTGCAGGGCTATAATTGATTGCTTTGAGACGGCAAGCCTAACAAATATGAGCGATGATGATAGAAAAAGGATTCTTCAGTtttttgttgttggtggtggtcccACTGGTCTTGAGTTTAGATAGGCCAGATACATGCTTTTAGCTTGAACTCAAAGATGTAAATATTTGTGTTCACACTACAAATCTTCCGTATATGCTTTGTTGTATTGGAATAGTCCTGTAACTACTTATCTTACTAATATTGCATCTATGGGTATCTAATACTTTCTCATGTTCTTCTTTCAAAGTATTCCAGTTGTTGTCTTTTCATTCTCATTATTTTACTTTTCTCAAACCCATAATCAGGCCTGCCCATTTTGCCATCTTGTTGTCTCTATACAAAACTTCGAACATATAACCGGTTTTGCCATCTCTCCATAATCAGGCCCGTCCGTTTTGCCATCTTTTTGTTGATATTCAGAATATTGTGGAATACTTGAGTTAAAATCGGATATGAAGCAATGATTTATTAAATTAATTTTACTAAATCATGAATTTCATAATTGTATAACCCGTAGATGGCGTTGTTTATTCTAAAGTTAATTACATGGcttttgtcctgaaatttgataTTCGGGTGTATTGAGGAAGAATATACCGTAAGAGCTTTAATCTCTATATGCAGGATCACACCTCTCTGATATTTCTTGTAGTGGAAGTTGAATGGATGGGCAGACAACTTGATTAACCAGTCACATGTTCTTCAACGAGTGACATATTTGTACATTTCAAAACGGGTTAGTATGGTTGACTCGATACTCGATACACTTGGTTAAGTTTTGCTAGCCAAGAGAGCTATTGAATCTGAGTGTACATTTTTGGATACATAGGCTAGATGTGTAACCGATTATCTATCTCACTGTTGCTTATCATTAACCGTCAAAATACATGAGATTCAACTGAACTTTGCAGTATTAATCCGTTGATTGACAAATATCATTATTCGCTAGCTATAACAACCTTATGATTTTCGTTTCATGATGTTTCATTACGTTTCCTATCGAATTTAATCACGTTCTTTTCAAAATTCAGTTTAAACATTTGTATCGACTCACCTTTCAGCACATCTGATAAAGACTTAAAGTGCCCATTCTATCCATTATTTATGATTTATAATGTTTGAGAATGTCGACATGACAATTCAATCAGAAATCCATGATTGTTGTTATCTTAATCGTTATAGTCATCTGAATATCTTTATACTTGGTGACTTTCACGAGTGGTTTGAAAATTTAGAGACTTTACAAGTTTGTTATTACTGTAGGTGGTAATTTCTACCCATTCACTTGTGGTGGTGTGTTTCAGATCACATTTTCATCGGGTATTACTGGTATTTTCTTTGTTTTTCAAtcttaaatatgatattatgaCTTTTGAGTAGTGTCTTTAATCTCTTGCAATATAGGATCAGAGTTTCTTGGTTGAGTCAATAATTCAATTCCATTGATGTATTATGTATGGAATTAATAACTGATGGTCATTGGAAATTAAAGTATGGAACAGCAATGAGAAGAATGAAACAACAACGGTGATGTAGTTTGTAGTTATATTTATTTTGGGGGTCTTTGAATAGCTTCCACTGTTTTTATCTTGATAAGGTACACATTTGGTACTTTTCTGTCTTGATAAGGTACACATTTGGTACTTTTATGTAAGTCTGTAACTTGACATTCCAGACTAGAATTGAATTAGTTCGTGGGTCAAACTGTAGAAGTCAAATGCAATAGATGGTAGTGTATATCCATGATTGTGAAGGTTGGGAGATTTATAAAGATGCAAAGTTCAGGATTGCGAAGCTTGGGAGATTTATAAAGATGCGATGAATTTGATTTGTAATTATCCAATCAATAGAATGCAAAAGTGAATATTTAAGAATTGAGAAATTTGGTCATAATTGCACAAGTGAATATGTAGGAGTCAAAATGGAATTATAGATTGAATATTAGACAGAAAGGGTCGAGATGAATTTGCTGTTTTTCATGGTGGCTATGGTAATGTTCACGTAAGGTATGTACAGTTACAAATAGTATGGTTCGTGGAGGAAACAGAGATAACGAAATAAATGTTTAGTTCATTACACCTAGGACGACCCGTTTGGCTCGTGGAATTTTTTTGGATGGAATGGAATGTGTCAAAGGAATTGGAATCCGAAGGAATTGGAATCCGAAGGAATTCCATGGAATGTGAAAAAATGTGTTCTATTTGACATGGAATGGAAttgaatttcattttataaaataattaaaaagttataaaaagaatTACGTTTCTAAATTTTGTGTTCATTTTCAGActcacttttttttaaaaaaaaaaattagaattaCCTTAAACGCGTTTTCGCAGGGCGACCttaaacgcgcgtttccgggcgcgctgcgaaaacgcgcgtttccgggcgccctgAAAACTCGCGTTTAAGGTCGCCCTGCGAAAACGCGTTTAAGGTCGCCCTGCGAAAACGCGTGTTTCCGGACGCGCTGCGAAAAAGCGAGTTTCCGGGCGCGGTACGAAAACGCGCGTCTGCGAAAACGCACGTTTAAGGATGTCCTGCGAAAAAGCGCGTTTCCGGGCGCGGTGCGAAAACGCGCATTTCCGGGCGcgctgcgaaaacgcgcgtttccgagCTCCCTGCGAACACGTGCGTTTCCGGATCCTTGCCAAAACGAGCGTTTCCGGACGCCCTGCGAAAACGCGCTTCGAAAACGCGCCACGGAAACTGGAGCTGGAAACACGCCCCGGAAACGCGCTTCGAAAAGGAGATACGAAAACGCGCACCAAAAAAGTGACCCGAAAACGCCCCCCGAAAACGTGTCCGAAAACACGCCCCGAAAATGCTTTTCGAAAAAGCTCGCTGAAGAAGAGCATCGAAATTGCTCGCCGGAAACGCGCCCCGAAAACACGCGCTTGAAAACGCCCTTAAAAGTGTGCCAGAAAAACGCGCCGAAAACGATCCGCGAAAAAATGTCTCGTAAACGCGCCATGATAACGCGTCATGAAAACGGGACCCGAAAACGCGACCCAAAAACGAGCGTGGAAAACGCTCCCTGGAAACGCGCTCAGAAACCGCGCCCCGATAACGCGCGCCGAAACGCTCTCTGAAAACGTGCCCCGAAAAAGAGGGCCAAAAAGGCGCTCGGGAGTCGCGACCCGAAAAATTCAATGTTGGAAGGAATTCAAATCCATCAACATCTTGAAGGAATGAACATTCCATAGATGAATGAATCTCAAGATTCCAAGGAATTTGTTTCCTTCCAAAATTTGTCAACCAAACGGAGCGGTCTATGGAATTCAATTCCAATTCCATCAAATTCTTTAGGGATTCCGCGAGCCAAACGGGGCCTTAGCGTTAGTTCATTATGTTACAAAATAAATGTTCAACTAAGGTATTCCATTGAGTAACGTTTAGTTCATTATGTTAACATTCTTTTAAGTACAACCTAATTTACACCTATGATTCTTAGTaggaataattaaaaaaaaaaaaaaaaaaaatatatgaaggaATGAATTCCAAACTTGAGTACCGAGCCTTACCATAACTCTATATTCGATTTAATTATGTATGAAGATTGTGATTATCTATCTTATATGTTTAAAGTCACTGCatattatataattacatatagttCCTTAAATCCGTTCATTACAAAAAATTTCTTATGTAATCTCGCGAATTCACGGGTATTTAAAACTGATAATCCATTTCTTAACTTTTTTCCATTATATTGGTCATAGATGCCTTATATTTGTAAAATAGATCTATAAGTAAGTGTAGAAATAGTCGTACCAAAATTTAAGAAGAAAATTTTCTCCTATAAATTTTGTTGTATTTGTGTTGCTGCAATTATCATTATTTCAATCCCTTCTTTATGTACAATCTAATACTCGTATACTCTTCATAACACaatgattattttttttattcatttctTGATTTGTGTGTGTCATCCTTGCGAAGGGGACAAGCTAATCTTCTATGTATCGTTCCAATTTTATCGGATGTCCTCAAAGGACCTTTATAACACAATGATAACACCAACAATAAACTTACTAAACTTacaattgttatttatattaatattaatattaacttatttGCCTGTTTGAGTTATACCGTGTTTTACTTCTCTATGCAATTTTATGTTCACTTATGTTTAAATCTCGTGAACTAATTAACTATTATTAGATCTCTTACTTAGGACATAAACACAGACAAACAATTTTGCGAAGTCTAAAACCTCGCAGCTAATATTCAATATGAGCATTAAGTTCGTGTAACATTTAAGAATTTAAATTTCAGATAAAGAGTTACGAACAAGCAAATTTGCCTCGTTATAAGAAAGAGCTGTTTGGATTGAAATTGCCGGTTTACCAGCGAAAGCATGGCATTATGATGCTTTTAACAAGATTGCTTTTCACTTTGGGAGACTCATTTATCAGGATTCTGAGATTGAAGACAAGAAAGCTAATGGAAAGGTCTGTATCCTCACTACCTCGCTCGACCCAATTCATGAACGTGTTGTTGCCACAGTTCAAAAAAAGGAGTACACGGCCTTAGTTAAAGAGGTTGAGGACTGGGAACCTACGGTGCTAAAAGtcattaataattatgtttatgagaaatctgAGGATGACATTGATGTTAATGACATTCACTCGGATTCGTCTAGCCATGGGATTCTTGAGGAAGGGGAGTTTGTCAAGGATTCATTCTGCGACTTTAAAGTTAATTCGCCTGTTAAGGATGGGTTCAACAATAAGGTAAATGATGGATTTACTTCTGATTCACATTGTTCACCTATCAAAGCTAGTTTTACTGACTATGTCCAACCGAATGTGGAACAATATGGTGATAACGATGGGAAAAACAAATCAGATGAGGTGATTCTAGATGCTCCAGCTGCTATTGAAACACACGCAAACAGCTCATCTTCACTGTCCAAACCACCCGGATTTAACAATGTTCGTTTCTCGTCTCCTAATTGTTCTTCTGGTGTTGCTAATAACCAGAACTCGTCCCACGAAGACACAGACTTGGTAAAACGTATTGATAGCCTCATCTCTATGGGTTTGTCCTTAGGTTATGATATGAATGGTAGTCAAGCAGACTTAAAGAATATGCTCGACCGAATGGGTGTTAAAAAACCCATTTAGATGCATATTCTTTCTATAAACATTGGTGGAGGGGTGTGTTATAGACAAAAGCAATTATGGATCAGGAACATTTGTAACGAGTTCAATATTAGCGTGTTAGGTATCCAAGAGACTAAGTTAATCAAACTTAATCCCTTTCTTGTAAAAGCCATGTGGGGTAATAATTCTTTCGAAGTTGCTTGTTCAGGTGCGCATGGCAGATCTGGTGGTCTGCTTACCATATGGGACCCCTTGTGCTTCCGTAAAACCCAGATCATTTCCTATAATAACGTACTGTTTGTGGAAGGGATCAGAAGCAATAATCCCATTCGGTGTTTTTTGGTTAACATATATGCTCCTCAGGATAGAGTAAAGAAGGCTAGACTTTGGTCTTTTATTTCCAGGTTTATGTCCACTAATCAAGGTGACTATGTCCTTTTCGGTGATTTTAACGCGGTTCGGGCTGCCCATGAAAGGCAAGGGTCTTATTTTTGCCCTAAGACAGCGAGTGACTTTAACCTTTTTATCTCCTCTTCGGGCCTGGTGGATTTACCATTAGGTGCACGGGCTTTCACTAGGTCTAATAAATCTTGTGAT of the Rutidosis leptorrhynchoides isolate AG116_Rl617_1_P2 chromosome 5, CSIRO_AGI_Rlap_v1, whole genome shotgun sequence genome contains:
- the LOC139847782 gene encoding protein DYAD-like isoform X1, whose product is MRFRRSHNADGAMLYWLEDADLLNIKKEAVVTDPLWNPPPGWKPGDLPAQDSIMDKKLNYLNEEISCIKRERLPKKQVEETRRGNGC
- the LOC139847782 gene encoding uncharacterized protein isoform X3 codes for the protein MVAERREIQEFTLKNKQQKSQRIEVKLLVVATIDLSVEDAQKICRAIIDCFETASLTNMSDDDRNMLCCIGIVL
- the LOC139847782 gene encoding external alternative NAD(P)H-ubiquinone oxidoreductase B2, mitochondrial-like isoform X2; the protein is MVAERREIQEFTLKNKQQKSQRIEVKLLVVATIDLSVEDAQKICRAIIDCFETASLTNMSDDDRKRILQFFVVGGGPTGLEFR